From Streptomyces sp. NBC_01754, a single genomic window includes:
- a CDS encoding DNA cytosine methyltransferase — protein MTRVPHPPLRPAHFHIVDLFAGPGGLDIAATIMQVKSIGVEWDDATRATRDAAGLLTAKVKDVAALGPCDPEVVEANVLTGGPPCQTFSVAGNRKGHKALEDVKRLATILTGQKNLSSFETAWKAVKKETDDMSDERTGLVLQPLRWIMEAKLRRGRPYDVVVLEQVPTVLPVWKHYAMLLRKIGYAADAHVLRSEEFGVPQTRRRAVLIAQYDPGNEKRDVPFPEATHQRYRKGIEGLPTRPDKATRSDGSLFAAPTRGRKIVPWVSMQDVLTASRPRDFVMVSNYGSGGDPKNRGRRTSLEPAATITGKFRRNRLFLLKEGESGTKEVGEELDRLSFEEAGLLQSFPARYPWRSTDVAQQIGNAIPPLLSLHILSNALRLGQPDEALIKRLAAWAPKPPDTSAGEDSTGDAYTDQILVARPRSVANR, from the coding sequence ATGACCCGCGTGCCACACCCCCCACTTCGTCCTGCGCATTTCCACATCGTGGATCTGTTCGCAGGACCTGGTGGCCTCGACATCGCCGCAACGATCATGCAGGTGAAGAGCATCGGGGTGGAGTGGGACGACGCGACGCGCGCGACGCGGGATGCGGCAGGTCTCCTGACCGCGAAGGTGAAGGACGTCGCCGCGCTCGGCCCGTGCGACCCGGAGGTGGTGGAGGCGAATGTCCTGACCGGCGGGCCCCCTTGTCAGACCTTCTCCGTGGCCGGCAACCGAAAAGGGCACAAGGCTCTGGAGGACGTCAAACGCCTCGCCACCATCCTGACGGGGCAGAAAAACCTCTCCTCCTTCGAAACCGCGTGGAAAGCGGTCAAGAAGGAGACCGACGACATGTCGGACGAGCGGACCGGTCTGGTTCTTCAACCACTGCGCTGGATCATGGAAGCCAAGCTCAGGCGTGGTAGGCCCTACGACGTAGTCGTGCTGGAGCAGGTACCCACGGTTCTCCCGGTATGGAAGCACTACGCCATGCTTCTCCGAAAGATCGGCTACGCGGCCGATGCCCATGTTCTGCGCTCCGAGGAGTTCGGTGTACCGCAGACACGCCGCAGAGCCGTGCTGATCGCCCAGTACGACCCGGGTAACGAGAAGAGAGACGTGCCGTTCCCCGAGGCGACGCATCAGCGATATCGCAAAGGCATCGAGGGTCTGCCCACAAGGCCGGACAAGGCGACGCGATCGGACGGATCATTGTTCGCTGCTCCGACTCGCGGAAGAAAGATCGTTCCCTGGGTCTCGATGCAGGACGTTCTCACCGCCTCACGCCCCCGCGACTTCGTGATGGTCTCCAACTACGGCTCGGGGGGGGACCCGAAGAACCGAGGACGTCGAACTTCGCTGGAACCTGCGGCAACGATCACCGGCAAGTTCCGACGCAACCGTCTCTTCCTCCTCAAGGAAGGTGAGTCGGGAACGAAGGAGGTCGGCGAGGAACTGGATCGGCTGTCGTTCGAGGAGGCCGGCCTCCTCCAGTCGTTCCCCGCGCGCTATCCGTGGCGGTCCACCGATGTGGCCCAGCAGATCGGCAACGCCATCCCCCCGCTCCTTTCTCTTCATATCCTGAGCAACGCACTCCGGCTCGGGCAACCGGACGAAGCATTGATCAAAAGATTGGCGGCATGGGCGCCGAAGCCCCCGGACACTTCAGCGGGTGAGGACTCCACCGGGGACGCCTATACGGATCAGATCCTGGTTGCACGCCCTCGCTCCGTAGCGAACCGCTGA
- a CDS encoding DUF6339 family protein — translation MNRTHTEIPARLALLSGDRATGFLTHGVRAGQEALPHVAILRASKPIQDSSVRWNTDPVREIVEEAMYRFDAVRTDADAWLAPRLHATLRLTRAEAADAGLWNFLALAVAPDFVLWRHLPRGTADDGASRKINSARFVGPHYSQAFARLWWSAEMFRDGPDYTPAEIACGNQDMINTALRLAAVDHKPTALALVSVLKRLTDDGATRLGDRVNALCTAVNVAGSTLMYEVIAPDDPPRHDAFTEWIADAESAPVVPWERLPEGPDDGTARRSSREALSRMFERFAAEAPLRNRTRSGAVHD, via the coding sequence TTGAACCGCACACACACGGAGATCCCCGCCCGCCTCGCACTCCTCTCCGGGGATCGCGCCACGGGATTTCTCACCCACGGGGTGCGCGCCGGCCAGGAAGCGCTGCCCCATGTGGCGATCCTCCGCGCGAGCAAGCCGATCCAGGACAGTTCCGTCCGGTGGAACACCGACCCGGTACGCGAGATCGTCGAGGAGGCGATGTACAGGTTCGACGCGGTGAGGACCGACGCCGACGCCTGGTTGGCACCCCGACTGCACGCGACCCTGCGCCTGACGCGCGCGGAGGCTGCGGATGCCGGGCTCTGGAACTTTCTCGCCCTGGCCGTGGCGCCGGACTTCGTTCTGTGGCGACACCTACCGCGCGGCACCGCGGACGACGGCGCTTCCAGGAAGATCAACAGCGCCAGGTTCGTGGGCCCGCACTACAGCCAGGCCTTCGCCCGACTTTGGTGGTCGGCCGAGATGTTTCGTGACGGGCCCGACTACACACCCGCCGAGATCGCCTGCGGCAACCAGGACATGATCAATACGGCTCTCCGGCTCGCCGCCGTCGATCACAAGCCCACTGCCCTGGCTCTGGTGTCGGTTCTCAAGAGACTCACCGACGACGGAGCGACGCGCCTCGGGGATCGGGTCAACGCGCTGTGCACGGCGGTCAACGTGGCCGGCAGCACACTCATGTACGAGGTGATCGCGCCCGACGATCCACCTCGTCACGACGCGTTCACCGAGTGGATCGCGGACGCGGAGTCGGCGCCAGTTGTTCCATGGGAGAGGCTCCCCGAAGGGCCGGACGACGGCACCGCCCGGCGCTCCTCGCGTGAGGCTCTTTCGCGGATGTTCGAGCGATTCGCCGCAGAGGCACCGCTGCGCAACCGCACCCGGTCGGGAGCGGTGCACGACTGA
- a CDS encoding helix-turn-helix domain-containing protein has product MEDSEDFGVWLGRQLRRKGLSQQGLGRELGLTRAAVSAWVTGRARPRPEVMVRIAEILETDVATLITRDADAGSDRPIGWYHRLAHHDGGREYGNAAAFAFDANLSVLAREVTQNALDERLDPHRPVRVRFTLHELTGEHLHSFLSALKWDELEPHYAAAAQSGQKAGRVLAEGLRALREDASLLLLRVDDYNASGLTGPEYGDGRYAAVVRRQLDSHKSNDRAGGSYGLGKATLWAASRLGLVLINSTLSEAHEGRTARRVVGRLDLPWREVEGVAYAGPAWLGEPDTEKAHEGVSRSWWADERVVADLRLDRDSEDPGTSFLVVGAHDAAGGSDTLEDLHTALGRALSDNFWAAMTSGRSMPALLEASVRAFRNGESAVSERRVDPLDRHPALVHALRAYIDGETVDELTVAGQVAAAEVALAVPPLRTAGRRAAGVSHHAVLLVTQAADQDEQHSRIVCMRGNRMTVTARAPRNLGVGVDPFQAVLLAGFATGDDSPATHAAEEFLRAAEPPEHDRWGVTEELTAAYTNAPRRLSEFNASMDTALRGVIGRRTVGRSSVGHEVLRKLLRLDLPATTGGRRRHPLVDRVVGRVDAAGAWTLDVTLDVPQRDGGWQLLPVVKFDVRSGGRPSLEWAELSPKENCRVVEGRLIIDPDVRSARFGGVTAVGSHPVAAVMAGVIVDIQQVGEASA; this is encoded by the coding sequence ATGGAGGACAGCGAAGACTTCGGTGTCTGGCTCGGTCGGCAGCTCCGCCGCAAGGGACTGTCGCAGCAGGGGCTCGGCCGGGAGCTGGGTCTGACGCGTGCGGCCGTGTCGGCGTGGGTGACGGGCAGGGCCCGACCGAGGCCCGAGGTGATGGTCAGGATCGCCGAGATCCTGGAGACGGATGTCGCCACTCTGATCACCAGGGACGCCGATGCCGGATCGGATCGGCCGATCGGCTGGTACCACCGGCTCGCTCACCACGACGGCGGTCGAGAGTACGGCAACGCCGCGGCCTTCGCCTTCGACGCCAACCTGTCCGTGTTGGCCCGGGAAGTCACGCAGAATGCGCTGGACGAGCGGCTGGACCCGCACCGCCCGGTGCGTGTGCGCTTCACCCTGCACGAGCTGACCGGTGAGCACCTGCACTCCTTCCTCTCCGCGCTGAAGTGGGACGAGCTGGAACCCCACTACGCGGCGGCGGCGCAGTCCGGGCAGAAGGCGGGTCGGGTACTGGCCGAGGGTCTTCGCGCGCTGCGTGAGGACGCATCCCTTCTGCTTCTACGGGTCGATGACTACAACGCGTCCGGCCTGACCGGACCCGAGTACGGGGACGGACGGTACGCCGCCGTGGTCCGCCGTCAGCTGGACAGTCACAAGAGCAACGATCGGGCGGGCGGCTCGTACGGGTTGGGTAAGGCGACGCTGTGGGCAGCCAGCCGGCTCGGCCTGGTGTTGATCAACAGCACCCTGTCCGAGGCGCACGAGGGACGGACGGCTCGTCGGGTGGTCGGGCGTCTCGACCTTCCCTGGCGAGAGGTCGAGGGTGTCGCCTATGCCGGACCCGCATGGCTCGGTGAGCCGGACACCGAGAAGGCGCACGAGGGGGTCTCCCGCTCCTGGTGGGCCGACGAGCGCGTGGTCGCTGACCTGCGACTCGATCGAGACAGTGAAGATCCGGGGACGTCTTTCCTTGTCGTCGGCGCCCACGACGCGGCCGGCGGCAGTGACACGTTGGAAGACCTGCACACGGCCCTCGGACGGGCGCTGTCCGACAACTTCTGGGCCGCCATGACCTCAGGTCGCTCGATGCCGGCACTGCTCGAAGCGTCGGTACGTGCCTTTCGCAACGGCGAATCGGCGGTCTCGGAGCGCCGGGTCGATCCCCTCGACCGGCACCCCGCACTCGTGCACGCGCTGCGTGCGTACATCGACGGCGAGACGGTCGATGAGCTCACGGTCGCCGGACAGGTCGCCGCCGCGGAGGTCGCTCTCGCCGTCCCGCCGTTGCGAACGGCGGGACGCAGGGCCGCGGGTGTCAGCCACCACGCCGTACTCCTGGTCACTCAAGCCGCCGATCAGGATGAACAGCACAGCCGCATCGTGTGTATGCGAGGTAACCGGATGACCGTCACGGCGCGAGCCCCTCGCAACCTGGGGGTCGGGGTGGACCCGTTCCAAGCTGTTCTGCTCGCCGGATTCGCCACGGGCGACGACAGTCCTGCGACGCACGCCGCGGAGGAGTTCCTGCGGGCTGCCGAGCCGCCGGAGCATGACAGGTGGGGGGTGACCGAGGAGCTCACCGCCGCCTACACCAATGCTCCGCGCCGTTTGTCCGAGTTCAACGCGTCCATGGACACGGCCTTGAGGGGCGTGATCGGTCGGCGGACCGTCGGTCGGAGCTCGGTCGGTCACGAGGTCCTCCGGAAGTTGCTACGTCTGGATCTGCCGGCGACGACGGGCGGTCGTCGTCGGCACCCGCTCGTGGACCGGGTGGTAGGAAGGGTGGACGCGGCCGGGGCCTGGACCCTGGACGTGACGCTGGACGTTCCACAACGAGACGGCGGCTGGCAACTACTGCCGGTGGTCAAGTTCGACGTGCGATCGGGTGGACGGCCCTCGCTCGAGTGGGCGGAGTTGTCCCCGAAGGAGAATTGCCGGGTTGTCGAAGGCAGGCTGATCATCGATCCGGATGTGAGGTCCGCGCGCTTCGGCGGCGTCACCGCCGTGGGCAGCCACCCGGTGGCCGCGGTCATGGCCGGTGTGATCGTGGACATTCAGCAGGTGGGGGAGGCATCGGCGTGA
- a CDS encoding DEAD/DEAH box helicase gives MTDRQFADSSLPPVIDTVIRQSATVLKTYQVDPGLIQEHANGERRITQGGYGERQLYELVQNAADEIAAEPGGKLHVVLTDDHLYCANQGTPVTPEGAETILRMSVSQKRGGQIGRFGVGVKSVLSVSDSPQFFSGNGGFGFGFDKEWSAAEITRALGRQGDLDMDTPVLRMARPLDVEQERADDDILNKLLSWATTVVRLPLVKGAAERLARDIVGHKSRDGRETDAFPAHFQLFSPHVGELFLHDRRSMPQVRREISIEHKGNYRTLKEVASGAKQATEQWKVFSASYSPAGEAKDSAGELHGRPVLEVSWAMPEYTVRNGLYTVPVGKGSFWAFFPTKYEVSLTGILNAPWKTNEDRQHLLDGSPFNRELLEVAAQLVVDTLPELVPADDPAAYLPLLPGRTKEKLNWADEHFLRRVWEVAAESPSLPDQNGVLRRPRDLYITPSGLDKDWVRIWAEYSGRPTDWLHPSVDASDSTVRRGKMNHILDQAGKTPESVKDWMEALVSDGSAEASTHAIEILSLMVLKDQAGRLRGDSEITAEARRARIVLTEDHGMVAPVAGEIFHRTSADTLRDDMVYVHPLISERPEMSRHLHNIGIRVADAQGRFEGVLDQGFANYDTDAWSNFWVLLRSAGGSAQTERIRAKVPNPLETLRVRTLDGRYRPMRDCLLPGLVVPADGSRDKSVTVDMGFHDSDRSVFRDFGLFDRPTGGHRPQGQTWFEEYRQAVHEQHLRGLPSTSPRPNISRLAVEGAPTPGPLHLLPILSDEGRAAFVSGLPPSDISQHWQMRYGANANTRKPVVSPLRWMISKHGLVRTSMGLTRVSEAVGPQLKSFHSVLPVAEISDEAARRLGMPTTTDEVPARRWGRLLDLLLKSEDDAFIGRAYALLHRVGFEFPEDVPTRCRVAEAWEGRPDNEIAVATSNLEFNTLVREGLPALLVADKADASSAKAMIEDWGMLKVSDVISREIDAVKIGRATSLLEEFPTVKARLGQAGSNYKIQRCSELTHVMRTPMGSKRKPLSFARKGQTLFVLDSLDRLQVLQAADEEFKWGFGKSGCSQALALQERQEHDQALLKRLHAVREAESVIDKVALLIGEEALRGGLPPGLMESEIHEHGSEPSPRRVAEMAFNAHGEAILRIHSHDLALNFPTRAPTSFSGGQKALLFVTDLGFPDSFAGAQVPSLEARLEVEGPTEFPALHPYQEALAQALLGLLESPMPQRGMLSLPTGAGKTRVTAEGVIRWIRDLKDLPGPVLWVAQTEELCEQAVQSWSFVWSKVGPEHPLVISRLWASNEATPVDGRPHLVVATDAKLDRCLAEENYAWLRESTSLVVVDEAHTAMSKRYTRLLEQLGLTHHRTGRHLVGLTATPYKNNAELTRLLVQRFGNRLDTGVFDGDLSVAIKSLQNIGVLAQVKHRELQGAAIALTADERAQSETFATLPKGAEQRLAEDHDRSQRIVDEIAAMPSDWPVLVFATSVAHAKLLAAKLGDRDIKAAAIDSSTPTNERRQRINDFRKGRTQVLTNYGVLTQGFDAPATRAVVVARPTYSPNVYQQMIGRGLRGPKNGGKESCLILNVRDNITNYGEALAFTEFEYLWDEAQ, from the coding sequence ATGACCGACCGGCAGTTCGCCGACTCCTCGCTCCCGCCCGTGATCGACACCGTGATCCGGCAGTCCGCCACCGTCCTGAAGACCTACCAGGTCGATCCGGGTCTGATACAGGAGCATGCCAACGGTGAGCGCCGCATCACTCAAGGCGGATACGGCGAGCGCCAGTTGTACGAGCTCGTCCAGAACGCGGCAGACGAGATCGCGGCCGAACCCGGCGGCAAACTGCACGTGGTCCTCACCGATGACCACCTCTACTGTGCGAACCAGGGCACCCCGGTCACCCCGGAGGGGGCCGAGACGATCCTGCGCATGAGTGTGTCCCAAAAGCGTGGTGGGCAGATCGGCCGATTCGGTGTCGGCGTCAAATCCGTACTCTCGGTGAGCGACTCGCCCCAGTTCTTCAGCGGGAACGGGGGCTTCGGTTTCGGCTTCGACAAGGAGTGGTCCGCTGCCGAGATCACGCGGGCCCTCGGCCGGCAGGGTGACCTCGACATGGACACCCCGGTGCTCCGCATGGCCCGCCCCCTCGATGTGGAGCAGGAACGCGCCGACGACGACATCCTGAACAAGCTGCTGAGCTGGGCCACCACCGTCGTCCGCCTGCCATTGGTCAAGGGCGCCGCCGAACGCCTCGCCCGCGACATCGTCGGCCACAAGAGTCGCGACGGACGGGAGACCGACGCCTTCCCCGCCCACTTCCAGCTGTTCTCCCCCCATGTCGGGGAACTGTTCCTGCATGACCGGCGCTCGATGCCTCAGGTCCGCCGAGAAATCTCGATCGAGCACAAGGGCAACTACCGAACCCTCAAGGAGGTGGCCAGCGGCGCCAAGCAGGCGACGGAACAGTGGAAGGTGTTCTCGGCCTCGTACTCCCCTGCGGGTGAGGCCAAGGACAGCGCCGGCGAACTCCACGGCCGGCCCGTACTGGAGGTCTCCTGGGCGATGCCCGAGTACACGGTGCGTAACGGCTTGTACACCGTGCCGGTCGGCAAGGGCTCCTTCTGGGCGTTCTTCCCCACCAAGTACGAGGTGTCGTTGACCGGCATCCTCAACGCGCCGTGGAAGACAAACGAGGACCGCCAGCACCTTCTCGACGGAAGCCCGTTCAACCGCGAACTCCTGGAGGTAGCAGCACAGTTGGTGGTCGACACCCTGCCCGAACTCGTGCCTGCCGACGATCCCGCCGCCTACCTGCCACTGCTGCCGGGACGCACCAAGGAGAAGCTCAACTGGGCCGACGAACACTTCCTGCGCCGCGTGTGGGAAGTCGCTGCCGAAAGCCCCTCCCTGCCCGACCAGAACGGTGTGCTCCGGCGGCCCCGCGACCTCTACATCACACCGTCCGGCCTCGACAAGGATTGGGTCCGGATCTGGGCCGAGTACAGCGGTCGTCCGACCGACTGGCTCCACCCTTCCGTCGATGCGTCCGACAGCACTGTTCGGCGCGGCAAGATGAACCACATCCTGGATCAGGCCGGGAAAACTCCCGAGAGCGTCAAGGACTGGATGGAAGCTCTGGTCTCCGACGGCTCCGCAGAGGCCTCGACGCATGCCATCGAAATCCTCTCCCTGATGGTACTCAAGGACCAGGCCGGACGGCTGCGCGGCGATTCGGAGATCACCGCCGAAGCTCGCCGGGCGAGGATCGTGCTGACCGAGGACCACGGGATGGTCGCACCCGTCGCCGGTGAGATCTTCCACCGCACCTCCGCCGACACCCTCCGTGACGACATGGTCTACGTGCACCCGTTGATCTCCGAGCGTCCTGAGATGTCCAGACACCTGCACAACATCGGCATCAGGGTCGCCGACGCACAGGGCCGGTTCGAAGGCGTCCTCGACCAGGGCTTCGCCAACTACGACACGGATGCCTGGTCCAACTTCTGGGTCCTGCTCCGGAGCGCCGGAGGCAGCGCCCAGACCGAACGCATCCGCGCGAAGGTGCCGAATCCCTTGGAGACGCTCCGCGTCCGAACTCTGGACGGCCGATACCGACCGATGCGTGACTGTCTCCTGCCCGGCCTCGTAGTACCCGCCGACGGAAGTCGGGACAAGAGTGTCACCGTCGACATGGGCTTCCATGACAGCGACAGGTCCGTGTTCCGCGACTTCGGGCTGTTCGACCGTCCCACCGGCGGCCACCGGCCCCAAGGCCAGACCTGGTTCGAGGAATACCGGCAGGCTGTGCACGAACAGCACCTCCGGGGCCTGCCGAGCACGTCACCACGCCCCAACATCTCCCGCCTCGCGGTGGAGGGCGCCCCGACCCCGGGCCCCCTGCATCTGCTGCCGATCCTGTCGGACGAGGGCCGTGCCGCCTTCGTGTCGGGCCTGCCCCCGTCCGACATCTCGCAGCACTGGCAGATGCGGTACGGAGCCAACGCGAACACGCGCAAGCCTGTGGTGTCTCCGCTGCGCTGGATGATCTCCAAGCACGGCCTCGTACGCACGTCCATGGGCCTGACCCGCGTGTCGGAGGCTGTCGGTCCCCAGCTCAAGAGCTTTCACTCCGTGCTGCCCGTCGCCGAGATCTCGGACGAGGCAGCGCGACGCCTGGGGATGCCCACGACCACCGATGAAGTGCCCGCCCGTCGCTGGGGCAGGTTGCTGGATCTCCTGCTGAAGAGCGAGGACGACGCGTTCATCGGCCGTGCCTACGCCCTGTTGCACCGCGTCGGATTCGAGTTCCCGGAAGACGTGCCCACCCGGTGCCGAGTGGCGGAAGCCTGGGAAGGACGTCCGGACAACGAGATCGCTGTGGCGACGAGCAACCTGGAGTTCAATACACTCGTCCGCGAGGGGCTTCCCGCGCTCCTGGTCGCCGACAAGGCCGACGCATCCTCCGCCAAGGCGATGATCGAGGACTGGGGCATGCTCAAGGTCTCCGACGTCATCAGTCGGGAGATCGACGCGGTGAAGATCGGGCGGGCGACCTCCCTGCTCGAAGAATTCCCCACGGTCAAAGCTCGCCTCGGCCAGGCAGGAAGCAACTACAAGATCCAGCGGTGCTCCGAACTCACACATGTCATGCGTACGCCCATGGGTAGCAAGCGGAAGCCCCTCAGCTTCGCCAGGAAGGGGCAGACCCTCTTCGTGCTGGACTCCCTGGACCGCCTCCAAGTGCTCCAGGCCGCCGACGAGGAGTTCAAATGGGGCTTCGGGAAATCGGGTTGCAGCCAGGCACTCGCCCTCCAGGAAAGGCAGGAACACGATCAGGCTCTCCTGAAGCGGCTGCACGCGGTCCGGGAGGCCGAGAGCGTCATCGACAAGGTCGCTCTACTCATCGGTGAGGAAGCCCTGCGTGGCGGGCTTCCTCCCGGGCTGATGGAGAGCGAGATCCACGAACACGGGAGCGAACCGAGCCCTCGTCGCGTCGCCGAGATGGCGTTCAACGCCCACGGCGAGGCGATCCTGCGGATCCACTCCCACGATCTCGCGCTGAACTTCCCCACCCGAGCACCCACGTCCTTCAGCGGCGGCCAGAAGGCCCTGCTCTTCGTCACCGATCTCGGGTTTCCGGACTCCTTCGCCGGCGCCCAGGTGCCCTCTCTGGAAGCACGTCTGGAGGTGGAAGGGCCGACCGAGTTCCCCGCCCTGCACCCGTACCAGGAGGCCCTCGCCCAGGCGTTGCTGGGTCTGCTGGAGAGCCCGATGCCCCAGCGCGGCATGCTCAGCCTGCCGACGGGGGCCGGTAAGACACGTGTCACGGCGGAGGGTGTGATCCGCTGGATCCGTGACCTCAAGGATCTTCCGGGTCCGGTCCTGTGGGTAGCTCAGACCGAAGAGCTGTGCGAGCAGGCCGTCCAGAGTTGGAGTTTCGTCTGGTCGAAGGTGGGCCCTGAGCATCCGCTCGTCATCAGCCGTCTGTGGGCGTCGAACGAGGCCACCCCGGTCGACGGGCGACCGCATCTGGTCGTCGCGACCGACGCGAAGCTGGACCGCTGCCTGGCGGAGGAGAACTACGCCTGGTTGCGGGAGTCCACCTCGCTTGTCGTCGTCGACGAGGCGCACACCGCGATGTCCAAGCGCTACACACGTCTTCTCGAGCAACTCGGCCTGACCCACCACCGGACCGGCCGTCATCTGGTCGGTCTGACCGCGACCCCCTACAAGAACAACGCGGAGCTGACCCGGTTGCTGGTCCAGCGGTTCGGCAACCGCCTGGACACCGGGGTCTTCGACGGCGATCTGTCCGTCGCCATCAAGTCCTTGCAGAACATCGGAGTGTTGGCCCAGGTGAAACACCGAGAGTTGCAAGGCGCCGCCATCGCCCTGACGGCTGACGAGCGTGCCCAGTCCGAGACGTTCGCCACCTTGCCCAAGGGCGCGGAGCAACGGCTTGCCGAGGACCACGACCGCAGCCAGCGCATCGTCGACGAGATCGCCGCCATGCCCTCCGACTGGCCGGTTCTGGTGTTCGCCACCTCCGTCGCCCACGCCAAGCTGCTCGCGGCCAAGCTGGGTGACAGGGACATCAAGGCTGCGGCCATCGACTCGAGCACGCCCACCAATGAACGCCGTCAGCGGATCAACGACTTCCGCAAGGGCAGGACACAGGTGCTCACGAACTACGGCGTGCTCACCCAAGGCTTCGACGCACCGGCCACCCGTGCGGTGGTCGTCGCCCGTCCGACCTACAGTCCGAACGTCTACCAGCAGATGATCGGACGTGGTCTGCGCGGCCCGAAGAACGGTGGCAAGGAGAGCTGTCTGATCCTGAACGTACGGGACAACATCACCAACTACGGTGAAGCACTCGCGTTCACCGAGTTCGAGTACCTGTGGGACGAGGCGCAGTGA
- a CDS encoding UvrD-helicase domain-containing protein encodes MTSVLPTEHRLTTAQQAVVDQPWDARVLVTAGAGAGKTHTLVRRLDVLVEREELEAGEILVLSFSRAAVRELTERIQRHAAAAQRIRVQTFDGWASSLLNRAYPDVDWGAYTFDGRIEAATEAIDKGAVEGGTYTPAHVVIDEVQDLVGVRRDMVEALLDRFQENSGFTVVGDSAQSVYGFQVSDPEQRAGETGRFLEWVRATFGEDLVELHLGDNFRARSEAARTALPYGAPLQRLSHDRAEAAAEAERIHGDLRALLLSEPNFGSLEDEFVRSALRDYPDTTAILCRDNGQALTLSGLLADADVPHTLQRSARDRSAPEWISELLASTEATTLGRERFDELLVDLRLPVGSTPEALWRSVRKVARGRGRGTLDVTALHRALADGGLPDELTSAQPTSLVVSTVHRVKGLEFDRVLIVEPRTLKEPNQVRKKKYDYDPAAEARLLYVAMTRARHDLYVLAPPSSWLVRKDKRIDRWYLGGRSTWARNGIEVLGSDVSHEQPPGTEVIRQEAADLRQHLLNDVTSGSEAELVLLHGIPVAADQSPPYAVVVGGRQVAVVSERFRTDLQRMLRRTTHSQVDRWPPRITGLRVDCVESVAGSPAATEAAGLGTHGAWVAPRLCGLGRFRWYEDESKGDEG; translated from the coding sequence GTGACTTCCGTCCTCCCCACCGAGCATCGACTCACGACCGCGCAGCAGGCCGTGGTGGACCAGCCCTGGGATGCTCGGGTCCTGGTCACGGCCGGTGCGGGCGCCGGCAAGACGCACACCTTGGTGCGACGGCTCGACGTGTTGGTGGAGCGCGAGGAACTGGAGGCCGGGGAGATCCTTGTCCTCAGCTTCTCCCGTGCCGCCGTACGTGAACTCACCGAGCGAATCCAACGGCACGCCGCCGCGGCACAACGGATTCGGGTGCAGACGTTCGACGGCTGGGCCTCGTCGCTGCTCAACCGTGCCTATCCGGATGTGGACTGGGGGGCCTACACCTTCGACGGTCGCATCGAGGCTGCCACCGAGGCCATCGACAAGGGCGCGGTCGAAGGCGGCACCTACACGCCCGCCCACGTGGTGATCGACGAGGTGCAGGACCTCGTCGGCGTACGCCGCGACATGGTCGAGGCTCTGCTCGACCGGTTCCAGGAGAACAGTGGATTCACGGTCGTGGGTGATTCGGCTCAGTCCGTGTACGGGTTCCAGGTGTCCGACCCCGAGCAGCGGGCGGGCGAAACCGGCCGGTTCCTGGAGTGGGTGCGCGCCACCTTCGGTGAGGATCTCGTCGAACTGCACCTCGGTGACAATTTTCGGGCCCGTAGCGAGGCGGCTCGGACGGCGCTTCCCTATGGTGCCCCGCTGCAACGACTGTCCCATGACCGGGCCGAGGCCGCCGCGGAGGCGGAGCGCATCCACGGTGACCTGCGTGCGCTGCTGCTCTCGGAGCCGAACTTCGGGAGTCTGGAGGACGAATTCGTCCGTTCGGCGCTCCGCGACTACCCCGACACCACCGCCATCCTGTGCCGCGACAACGGGCAGGCATTGACGTTGTCCGGTCTGCTGGCCGACGCGGACGTCCCGCACACACTCCAGCGTTCGGCCCGGGACCGCTCGGCACCTGAATGGATCTCCGAACTGCTCGCCTCGACCGAAGCGACCACGCTGGGTCGGGAACGCTTCGACGAACTGTTGGTCGACCTGCGGCTCCCGGTCGGCAGTACGCCGGAGGCACTGTGGCGGTCGGTGCGCAAGGTGGCTCGGGGGCGCGGTCGAGGCACCCTTGATGTCACCGCTCTGCACCGAGCACTCGCCGATGGCGGACTGCCCGACGAACTGACCTCGGCGCAGCCCACCTCGCTCGTGGTATCGACGGTGCACCGTGTCAAAGGCCTGGAATTCGATCGAGTTCTCATCGTGGAACCACGCACGCTGAAAGAACCGAACCAGGTGCGGAAGAAGAAGTACGACTACGACCCTGCGGCGGAGGCTCGGCTTCTCTATGTGGCCATGACCCGGGCACGGCACGATCTGTACGTCCTGGCCCCCCCCAGCTCGTGGCTCGTCCGGAAGGACAAGAGGATCGACCGTTGGTACCTGGGCGGCCGCAGCACCTGGGCGCGCAACGGCATCGAAGTGCTCGGCTCGGACGTGTCCCACGAACAGCCTCCGGGGACGGAAGTGATCAGGCAGGAAGCCGCTGACCTACGGCAGCACCTGCTGAACGACGTCACCTCAGGCTCCGAGGCGGAACTCGTGCTGCTGCATGGCATCCCCGTCGCCGCCGACCAGTCCCCGCCGTACGCGGTGGTGGTCGGCGGACGACAGGTCGCCGTGGTGTCGGAACGTTTCCGGACCGATCTGCAGCGGATGCTGCGCCGTACGACCCACTCCCAGGTCGATCGGTGGCCACCTCGGATCACCGGTTTGCGAGTCGACTGCGTAGAGAGCGTGGCGGGCAGCCCTGCGGCAACCGAAGCGGCTGGGCTGGGTACACACGGCGCCTGGGTCGCACCTCGGTTGTGTGGTCTGGGTCGCTTCCGCTGGTACGAGGACGAATCGAAGGGCGACGAAGGATGA